One region of Gossypium raimondii isolate GPD5lz chromosome 6, ASM2569854v1, whole genome shotgun sequence genomic DNA includes:
- the LOC105773441 gene encoding O-fucosyltransferase 36 — translation MDRHSSDEDDDRQTLIHQNDTKHLPRQIPTSPRASTAPRSGFHIEELESQIRRRFKLTFNKRYLFAIFLPLLLIPIFLSTDIRSLFSSNISSLKFNKVSDQLKESQLQALYLLNQQLTSLLSLWNHTFVNSNDNVSAVQFDDIKASLLNQITLNKHIQQTLLSPHKTGNTLQNATVLDPAYAGYSFDRCRKVDLKFSERRTVEWKPKPNKFLFAICLSGQMSNHLICLEKHMFFAAVLNRALVIPSSKLDYQYNRVLDTEHINDCVGKKAVIPFEDFMEMKKNHAHIDRFICYFSSPQPCYVDEEHLKKLRSLGISMGKLESAWKNEDIKKPSQKTIKDLEEKFASDDDVIAIGDVFFAEMERDWVTQPGGPIAHKCKTLIEPSKLILLTAQRFIQTFLGSNFIALHFRRHGFLKFCNAKKPSCFYPIPQAADCITRMVERANTPIIYLSTDAAESETGLLQSMVVLNGKTIPLVKRPPRNSAEKWDALLYRHGIEDDPQVEAMLDKTICAMASVFIGAPGSTFTEDILRLRKDWGTASLCDEYLCQGEGPNFIAGEE, via the exons ATGGACCGACATTCATCCGACGAAGACGACGATCGCCAAACCTTAATCCACCAAAACGACACCAAGCACCTCCCACGCCAAATCCCAACCAGCCCACGCGCTTCTACCGCTCCAAGATCCGGTTTCCACATCGAAGAGCTGGAATCTCAAATCCGACGACGTTTCAAGCTCACCTTCAACAAGCGTTACCTCTTCGCCATCTTCCTCCCTCTCCTCCTCATCCCTATCTTCCTCTCCACCGACATTCGTTCCCTCTTCTCTTCCAACATCTCCTCCCTTAAATTCAATAAGGTGTCGGATCAACTCAAAGAATCCCAACTCCAAGCTCTCTACTTGTTGAATCAACAGCTAACTTCCCTTCTTTCTCTTTGGAACCACACTTTCGTCAACTCTAATGACAATGTCTCAGCCGTTCAGTTTGACGACATCAAAGCCTCATTGCTCAATCAGATCACCTTAAACAAACACATCCAGCAAACCCTCTTATCCCCTCACAAAACAGGAAACACCCTCCAGAACGCCACCGTTTTAGACCCCGCCTATGCCGGTTACAGTTTCGACCGTTGCAGAAAAGTTGACCTGAAATTCTCTGAAAGAAGAACTGTCGAATGGAAACCTAAACCCAATAAATTCTTGTTTGCCATTTGCTTGTCGGGTCAAATGAGTAACCATCTGATTTGTTTGGAAAAACACATGTTCTTCGCGGCGGTTCTAAATCGGGCATTGGTGATTCCCAGTTCGAAATTGGATTATCAGTACAATCGAGTTTTGGATACCGAGCACATTAACGATTGTGTTGGGAAAAAAGCTGTTATCCCATTCGAAGACTTCATGGAAATGAAGAAGAATCACGCTCACATTGATAGGTTCATTTGCTATTTCTCCAGCCCGCAGCCGTGTTACGTGGACGAAGAGCATTTGAAGAAGTTGAGGTCATTAGGAATTTCGATGGGGAAATTAGAGAGTGCTTGGAAGAATGAGGATATTAAGAAGCCGAGTCAAAAAACGATTAAGGATCTGGAAGAGAAGTTTGCTTCGGATGATGATGTGATAGCAATTGGGGATGTTTTCTTTGCGGAAATGGAGAGAGATTGGGTGACGCAACCAGGTGGTCCTATCGCGCATAAGTGTAAGACTTTGATCGAACCAAGTAAGCTTATCTTATTGACTGCTCAACGGTTTATTCAGACGTTCCTGGGAAGTAATTTTATCGCTCTTCATTTTCGGCGACATGGATTCTTGAAGTTCTG CAATGCTAAAAAGCCAAGTTGCTTTTACCCTATTCCTCAAGCTGCGGATTGCATCACTAGAATGGTTGAAAGGGCCAACACTCCAATTATATACCTTTCAACAGATGCAGCAGAAAGCGAAACTGGTTTGCTGCAATCGATGGTTGTACTGAATGGGAAGACTATACCACTGGTTAAACGGCCTCCTCGTAATTCAGCTGAAAAATGGGATGCATTGTTATACAGACATGGCATTGAGGATGACCCCCAG gTGGAAGCTATGTTGGATAAGACCATCTGTGCGATGGCGAGCGTGTTCATTGGAGCCCCAGGCTCAACTTTCACAGAGGACATTTTGCGACTCCGAAAGGACTGGGGAACAGCATCTCTATGTGATGAGTACTTGTGCCAAGGTGAAGGGCCAAACTTTATAGCTGGTGAGGAGTGA